In Zingiber officinale cultivar Zhangliang chromosome 1A, Zo_v1.1, whole genome shotgun sequence, a genomic segment contains:
- the LOC122000880 gene encoding arabinogalactan protein 22-like, producing the protein MNRALPLGLMAVFMALAFGVALMPAVQANSPAPAPAPTSDGVSVDQGIAYLLMLVALVLTYLIHPLDASSSYKLF; encoded by the exons ATGAATCGGGCACTTCCTCTTGGTTTGATGGCGGTCTTCATGGCGTTGGCGTTCGGCGTCGCGCTAATGCCGGCCGTCCAGGCAAATTCTCCGGCGCCCGCACCCGCGCCGACCAGTGATG GGGTATCCGTCGACCAAGGGATTGCTTACCTGCTGATGCTGGTGGCGCTGGTGCTCACCTATCTCATCCACCCTTTGGACGCCTCATCATCCTACAAGCTCTTCTAG